CTCAACATCGCGCGCTACAACATCGGCGGCGGCAACGCCTCCGACGTGCAGGACTACTTGCGGCCGGGCGGCGCCGTCGAGGGCTGGTGGGCGCCCAACGCCGACGGCGACTCCGGCACCTACGGCGGTGTCTCCACGAAGTACGCCGACCGCAACGCACTCCTCGCGGCATGGGATGCCGACAACCCCGCGTCCTACGACTGGTCGGCCGACGAGACGCAGCGCTGGTGGGTCGAGCGGCTCGCCGCCGAGGGCCAGATCACGCATTGGGAGACGTTCGCCAACTCGGCGCCGTACTTCATGACCGAGAGCGGCTACGTCTCGGGCGGCTTCAACTCCTCTGCCGAACAGCTGAAGCCTGCCGCCGAGGCGCAGTTCGCGAAGTACCTCGTGAACGTCACGGAGCACATCGAAGACGAATACGGGATCGAGGTCGACACCCTCGATCCCTTCAACGAGCCGAACACCGGCTATTGGGGCACGACCCTGAGCAACGGCAAGCCCGTCGGCGGGCGCCAGGAGGGGATGCACATGGGGCCGGCCCGTCGGGTCGCCCTCATCGACGACGTGCGCGCCGCGCTCGACGACGCGGCAGCCACGACCGAGGCCGGGCTCTCGGCGATGGACGAGACGAACCCGGGCATCTTCGCGACGAACTGGGCAGGTTACCCCGCCGCCACGCGCGACAAGGTCGACCGCATGAACGTGCACACCTACGGCACGTCGGGCCGGCTCGCGGTGCGCGACCTCGCGAAGCAGGCCGACACCGACCTCTGGATGAGCGAGATCGAGGGCAACTGGGTCAGCGGTTACAACCCCGTCAACATCGAGAACGGCCTCGGCATCGCCGGCCGCATCATGGACGACCTGCGTGAGCTCGAGCCCAAGGCCTGGGTGCTGTGGCAGCCCGTCGAAGATCTCTACAACATGGAGCCGCAGGGCGAGAACCTGAACTGGGGATCGATCTTCATCGACCTCGACTGCCAGCCGTATGAAGAGGCCGAGGGCACCGTCTGGAAGTCCGCTCGCCGCGTCGCCGACGCGGGCGGCAACTCTGCCGCGGTCGCACCGTGCGGCGTCGAGATCAACTCGAAGTTCAACACGATCCGCAACTTCACGAAGTTCATTCAAGAGGGCGACCACCTGATCGCGATCGACGACGTCTCGAGCACGGCGGCCGTGCGGGCCGACGGCACGGGCGCCACGATCGTGCACCGCAACACCTCGGCATCCGAGCGCCAGGTCACGATCGACCTCTCCCGCTTCGGTGACATCGCCGAGGGCGCCACGGTCACTCCGGTCGTCACCACGCAAGCCGAATCTGCGGATGCCCCGACCTCCAACGCACTCGTCGAGGGCGCTACCGTCGCGATCGACCGCACGGCGCGCACCGCCACCGTGACGGTGCCGGCCAAGTCGGTCACGACGTTCGTGATCGACGGCGTCTCCGGCGTCGCGGCGGATGCCCCGGCGCTCGTCGACGGGCACCGCTACCAGCTCGTCGGCACGCAGAGCGGCAAGGCGTTCACCGCCGGCGGATCCACGACGGCGACGTCGATCACGGGTCTCACGACGGATGCCGCGAAGGCCGCCAAGCAGGTCTGGACGGTGCACGAGGTCGCTGCTGGAGAGCGCGAGGCGACGAAACGCGTCGTGCTCGAGGCATCCGACGGCCGTGTGCTCGGCGCCACGAGCGCGGGCACCGACCTCCGCCAGGTGGCCCCGGATGCCGCGGCGCTCGACCCAGCCACTCGCTGGATCGTGAGCACGACCGACGGCCGCCGCTACACGCTCGTGAACGAGAAGCTCGCGCTCTCGCTCGACGTGAACGGCCAGTCCACCGCCGAAGGCGCCGGAGTCGGCGTCTACGGCTCGAACGGCGGCAGTAACCAGTCATGGGCGCCGCGCGATCTCGCGCCGCTCGCCGACCAGACGGTCGCGGCACGCACGCTCGTGGGTGTGCCACCCGTGCTGCCAGAGACGATCGTGCCGCGCTACTCGTGGGGCGCAGGGGCACCGGTCGCCGTCACGTGGCAGCTGCCGGACGACGCGGCATGGGCCGAGAGCGGTCGGGTCGAGGTGCCCGGCACCTTGACCGACATCTTCGGGCAGGCCATCGAGGTCACCGCGCTCGTCGACGTCGGCGGGCTCACGGCCACCGATCCCGTCTCGATCACCGTGGCCGAGGGTGCATCGCTCAGCGGCGTGCAGTCCGAAGCCCCGGCAACCGTGCCCGCTCGCGTGGGTGCATCGGAGAACGCCTTCGACGTACCCGTGGTGTGGGACTGGACCGGGGTTTCCGCCGATCAGTTCGCGTCGGTCGGCGTCGTGCACGTCGCCGGCGTCGCGACCGCCGACGGAGCAGAGCTGCCCGCGCAGCTCGCGGTGCTCGTGACCGAGGGGACGCTGCGCAACTTCAACCCCGATGCCGGCACCACAGCCTCGGCGAGTTCGACCGAGTCGGGCTACCCCGTCGACCGCACGCGAAACGGCGACATCGGCGACAAGGGCTGGTCGAACTGGGTGTCGAGCAACAAGCCGACCCAGAGCACGTTGACCTACCAGTACGCCGCCGCCCACCAGGTCGAGCGCGTCGCGGTGCACTTCTACCGCGACGGCACGACGAGCTGGGCGCAGACCATGAAGGTCGAGGTGCGCGGTGCGAACGGCGTGTGGGCTCCCGCCCCGGGCTGGGAGACCGCGCAGCCGGTCGTGTCGCCGGCCGACGGCAGCGCCCCGGTCGTGGTCGCGGAGTTCCCGCCGATCACCGCCACGGGCGTGCGAGTGGTGATGAACGCCTACGCGAACACGCACCTCATCGTCTCCGAGGTGCAGGTGTTCGAGTCGGCGGAGTCGCCCGCGGCCGTCAGCGACCTGGCGGCGCTCCGGCTCGACGGCGCGCTCATCGACGGCTTCGACGCGGCGACGACCGAGTACGAGCTCGATGTCGACGGCGGCCGCCTGCCGCTCGTCGACGCGATCGCCGTGGACTCGGCCGCGAGCGTGCGGATCACCCAGCCGACCACGGCGAACGGCGGCGTCGCCACCATCGTCGTGACCTCGGCGGATGGCTCGACCGAGAGCCGGTACACGGTCACGATCCGGCGCCACGCCGTGATCGCCGACCTCCAGATCGTCGAGCGGCCGCGCGTCGCGTCGCCCGCGCATGCCACCGCGACGATCGATCCGGGCGACGGCGAGATCACCTGGCAGTGGTTCCTGAACGGCGAGCCGATCGACGGCGCCACCGGGCAGAGCTTCACGCCCGAGACGAACGACGCCGGCAAGGAGCTCAGCGTGCGCGTCACGGTCGCGGCCGACGGCGTCGAGGGTGCGTCTGCTGAGACCGAGCGCCAGCGCGTCGTCTCGCTGCATTCGCGCCAGCCCTGAGTGCGGGAGCGCCCGGCCTCGTGGGCCGGGCGCTCACGCCTTCCGGTGGTCGAGTAGCGCCCGGCGGAGCCGGCCGCGTATCGAAACCACCTACGTCAGTAGCGGCTCGCGAGCACGCGCTCCGCCTCACGCTCCGTGTCAGTCGTGTTGTTCACGAGCCCGCGGGAACCCCGGAGCTTCGCCTCGATGTGCTCGCCGATCGAGATCGGACCGTAGAGCTCCGTCTCGCCCTCGGCGACGCACCCGGGGAGCGTCGTGATCACCGCGTCGACGTTGCCGTCGAAGAAGAACGCGGCGGAGCGGCGCCGCTTGATTCGTCCGTCGATCACGGGCGGCTTCACGCGATGCAGCGTCGACTTCCAGCGCTCGTTGGTCCACCGGGCCGTGAGGTCGCCGAGGTTCACAAGCAGCGCGCCGGGCAAGGGCGAGACGTCGTTCCAGCCGCCGTCGGCGTCGAGCACCTGGAGCCCCTTCACGTCGTCGGCCCAGAGCAGCGTCACGATCCCGAAGTCGGTGTGCTCGCCCATGCCGATGAGGTCGCCGTCGAGCTCAACCCGCTCACCGTCAGGCAATGCGTAGTTGTTCATGCGCAGCACGTCGAGCGAGTGGTCGGTGTACGAGTCGAAGTACCCGGCGGGCAAGCCGAGTGCGTCGGCGAAGACCTGCATCATGACCTTCGCGACGGAGGTGGCGTGCGACATCCAGAGCTCGACGTCGTCTTGGAAGGTGTCGCTCTCGGCAGGCCAGATGTTCTCGGAGTACATCGCGGGATCGACCTCGACGTGCGGGTAGTCGGCAGCGGTCGCGCCGAGGTTGAAGGCCTCGAAGAAGTCGTTCATCCGCTCAGCCTTCTCGACGCCGAGGCTGAGGCTGAGCCGCTCCGACTTCGGCGGGCTGTACCCGCGGTTGACGCCGGCGGGCGCCCGGTACTGCTTCTTCACGTCGAGGGGCAGCTCGAAGAAGCGGTCGCTCGCTCGACCGAGGCGCGCCCAGGCCTCGAGGGGGATCCCGTGCCCGAGGATCTGCATGAAGCCGACCGTGCGGGCCGCCTCATCGAACTGGCGGGCGACCTGGGCCCGCTCGGCGTCGGTGCCGCCCGCGATGTAGGGGGCGATGTCGATCGCCGGAACATGGAATGCAGCTGACATGCCGGTCTCCTTCGGTGTTCGGATATCTTCGTCCTGTTCCCCACGCCCGTTGCCGGACCCGAGTGATAGGTATTGGTTATCAATATGGACGAGAATCGAGCTCCTCGGGTGAACACCGTGTTACAGGATCCGGATGCCGCAGCCGACGTCAGCGCCGCGGTGGGGCGGGCCATCCGGCGTGCCCGTCAGGCGGCGGGGCTCTCGATGCGGGCCCTCGCGCGCTCGAGCGAGATGAGCCAGCCGTTTCTCAGCCAGGTCGAGAAGGGCGCGACGAGCCCCTCGCTCTCGAGCCTCTACCGGCTCGCCCACGCGCTCGGACTGCCGCCGAGCGAGCTCATGCCCCCCGTGAGCGCACCCCACGGCGTGTCGGTGCTGCGCCAGGGGGAGGGGCGCGAGCTCCCGGTCTCCGACGCGCCCGAAGCAGCGAGCGGACGACTCCTCTCCGCGGGCGCCGGTCACGTGCTCGAAGTGGTCGAGTACCGCGTCGCACCGGGGTCCGACCTCGGCGGCTGGTTCGAATCCGACGGCGAGATGACGGTCTACGTCATCGACGGCGAGATCGAGGTGACGCTCGAGAACGAGGGCTCCTGGCGGCTCGGAGCCGGCGAGGCGATCAGCCATCCGGCCGACATCCGCCACCGCTGGGCTGCGGTCGGCGAGAGGGAGGCTCGAATCCTGCTCTCGATCGCGCACACGCGCCCGGCCGCGGCGCGCCAGTAGGCTGGACCGCGCGATGCGGGAGAGGGGGAGCGGCGTGCGAGCGTTCGATCCCACGGCGATGCGCGAGGCGAACTCCTCGCTGACCCTCCGGTCGCTCTACCTCGCGAGCGGCCCGGTCACGATGACCGAGCTGAATCGCACGACCGGGCTGTCGCGTCGCACGATCGAGCTCATCCTCACCGACCTCGTCACCGAGGGCTGGGTCGAGCCGATCGAACCCGGGCCGGCGACAGGCGCCGGGCGCCCGCCGCGTCTCTACGCCTTCCGGCCCGAGCACGCCCTCGTCGGGGCGGTGCAGTTCGACACGCACTCGACCGAGGCGCTCGTGGCCGACCTCAGCGGCACCGTGCTCGGTCGCTCCCGGCGCAAGCTCACGAACTCGACGAACCCCGACCTCACCCTCGCGGAGGCGAGGGCGGCCTTGCTCGCCGCGGTCGACGAGTCCGGCAGGTCACTCGAGGACTTCCGGGCAGTCGGCGTGGCGATGGGAGGGGCCGTCGACGACGACGGCACGGTCGTGACCCTCGTCAACGCCCCGCGGTGGGCGGGCGTGCGCGCCGCCGATGCGCTCAGTCTTCCGGCCGGCGTGCGCGTCACCATCGACAACGACGCGAACCTCGCGGCGCTCGCCGAGGGTGCGCTCGGCGCGGCGACCGACCACGCGAGCTTCACGTGGCTGATCGCGGGCAATCGTGCAGGCTCCGGCATCATCATCGACGGACGCATCCATCGAGGCTTCCGGGGAGCGGCCGGCGAGATCGTCGAGGCGAACCTCTTGGGCACGCGAGCGATGGAGCGCAATCCGTTCGGCCTGCTCACCTCGCCCGATCCGGCCGAACGAGCGGCGGGCGAGGCCATCGTCGAGGGCGTGCGTCGCGGAGACGCCGAGGCGATCGCCGAGCTCGACGCCTTCGTCGCGCCGTTCGCACAGCTGCTCGCGGTGTTCGCGTGGACCATCGCCCCGCCGCTCATCGTGCTCGGCGGCGGTCTCGAGGCCGGCGCCGACGTGCTCATTCCGAGCCTGCGCGCCGCCCTCGAGTCGGCCGGTGCACCCGCCATGGAACTGCGCGGTTCGGCGCTCGGGCGCGAGGCCATGCTGCAGGGCGCACTGCGCGTCGCGATCATGAGCGTCGAGCACGAGCTCTTCAGCTCCGCCTGAGCCCTCGGTCGAGCGCTGCCGGGCCGCTTCCACCCGCTTTCTGCAGGAGATTCGCGATCATGTATGCCGTATGCGGATGCTTGACACGGAATCCCCTGCAGTTCGCATCCGGCAAGTGCCAGCGGCGACATCCGAGTGAAACATCCCGCAGTTATGCTGCAAAGTAGCAATACTTCGCCGAGTCTCGGGAGTTCCGAATGTCGCACGTTCCACCCCCTGCCGACGTCCTCATCGTGGGCAGCGGCCTCATGGGCGCCGCCGTCGCGCGGATCGTGCGTGAGGGGTCGCCGGGTGCCCGCATCCACATGGTCGACGGCGGCGCGCCGATCGGGAGCGCACCGGGCCAGCATCTCCACGACCTGCGGGATGATGCGTTGCGCGGCACCTACATCGAGCAGGCGTCTCCCGGCATCCAGTCCCTCTACCTCGGCGCCGCCGTCACGCCGGCGGTGAGCGCCGAGCTCCGCAGCGTGTCGCCCGGCATGTACCACCTCTCGTCGTTCGATGAGAATGCGGCCGGGATGCCCGCGAGCGCCTTCGCGTGGAACGCGGGCGGCATGGGGGTGCACTGGACGGCCGCGACCCCGCGCCCTTGGGGCGACGAGGTGTTCGCGTACGACGGGCCCGACGCCTGGGCGCGCGACCTCGGCGAGGCCGAGCGGCTGCTCGGCGTGCACGACGCTCCGTTCGGCGTCACGAACGTCGGCGGCCGCATCCTCCAGGTGCTCGACTCGGTCTTCGGTGCGGTGAGCGCGCCTGGCCGGCATCCGCGCACGATGCCGATGGCGGTGGCGCCGAAGGAGGACGGCCGACTGCCGCGCACCGGGCCGAACCGCATCCTTCCGCGCATGGCCGCGCCGAACGGTGACGACTTCACGCTCTCCACTGGCACGCTCGCCGTGGCGCTCGTGCACGATGGCGCAACGGTGCGCGGCGCCCGGGTGCGTGAGGTCGCAACCGGCGACGAGTACGAGATCGAGGCGGGAGTCACGATCGTCGCGGCCGACCCCATCCGCACGCCGCAACTGCTCTTCGCCTCGGGCATCAGGCCCGAGGCCCTCGGCCGCCACCTGAACGAGCACGCCTTCCTGACGGGGCAGGTGATCGCCGACCTCGAGCGACTCGAGGTCGCGCTCGACGAGATCCCCGACCCCGGACCCGACGAGTGGGTCGCCGGCTCGTACTGGCTGCCGCACAGCGGACCCACGCAACCCTTCCATGGGCAGATCATGGACCGGCTCTATTTCGACGCGACGGGCGCTCGGCTCGCGTACTCGGTGGGCCTCGCGCTCTATGTGCCGACCGAGATCAACCCTGAGAACCGGCTGGTCTTCGATGACACGAAACCGGATGTCGCGGGCCTGCCGCGAATCACGGTGCGGTTCACGCACTCCGAGGCCGACCTGGCCCTTATCGAACAGGCGCGCGCGTCGCAACGGGCCGCCGGGGAGACGCTCGGCGACTTCGACCCCGAGCGCGACTCGGCCCTGCTTCCGCCGGGCTCCTCACTGCACTACACCGGCACGGCGCGATCGGGTGCGACCGATGACGGCACCTCCGTCTGCGACTCCGTAGGGCGCGTGTGGGGGTTCTCGAATCTCTATCTCGCGGGCGGCGCCACCGTGCCGACGGCCGTTGTCGGCAACTCCACGCTCACCGGCATGGTGACCGCCGTGCGGGCCGGCCGTGCGGTCGTCGGTCAGCTCAGCGGAGGCCGCGTCGATGGTCACGCCGCGGCGCTGAATATTTCTAGGTAGTAACAAAACTGCACAAGCACGTTACCGAGCCGTAAACTCTCCCGCGTGAACCCACTGCGGGCGGGCTATCCCTCTACTCTCAGGGAACAGGCCAGCCAAATCAGCATCCTCGATCACAGCATCGAGTGCTTCCATCAAGATTAGCGATAACGAAACATCCCCCCAGAACCGCCGGATAGCTCCAACTTCAGAACCGCACCGCTCTTCCTTGCCCCCGAAAGGAATCACCATGTTCACCACCTCACGAGCGCGACGCCGGGCACTCGCCGTCGCAGCGCCGGCACTCGCCGCCGCGCTCCTCCTCAGCGGCTGCGGACGCGGCGATGGCGCCGCCGACGCCGCGGCCGACATCGAGATCGACGACTCGCCCGCTACCGGATCGCTCAGCCTCTGGATCGGCTCCGGCGAAGCCGATGCTCTAGAGGGCTTCCTCGACGACTTCGCGGCAGAGAACCCCGACGTCGAGCTCGAGCTCACGAACGTGCCATCCGACTCGCTCGACACGAAGCTCACCACCGCGATCGCCTCCGGGGAGGTGCCCGACCTCACGATGCTCTACTCGCAGACGCAGAGCACGATGCTCGCAACGGGGGGCTTCGCCCCGGTGCCCGACGGGCTCGTGGACAGCGAGGCGTTCTTCGAGCCCGCCTACGAGGGCACGCTCGTCGACGGCGTCTCGCACGCGGTGCCCTGGTACGCCTACGCGAACGTCTGGTACTACCGAAAAGACGTCGTCGAGGCCGCCGGAGCCACGCCGCCCACAACGTGGGAGGAGACGAGCGCCTTCGCAGAGCAGCTGACGGCGGCGGGTCATCCGATGCCCCTCGGACTCGACGTCGGGTACGACGCGTACAGCGCGCAGGCGCTCGATGCCCTCGTGCACCAGAACGACGGCAGCCTGATCAGCGACGACCTCACCACGTGGACGATCGATGACCCCGAGAACGTCGAGGCGCTCGAGTTCTGGGGCTCGCTCTTCGCCGACGGTGACGCGAGCCCAGACGGCCCGCTCTTCCTCGACACGGTGCCGTGGTTCACGTCGGGCCAGACCGTCGCCGGGGGCAACGGACCATGGTTCCCCGGGTTCCTCGACGGCGCCAACGGCGAGGGATGGTCTGCCGAGCACCTCGGCGCGATCGTGCCGCCCGCCGGCCCCGACGGCACGGTCGCGGCGAACTTCGGCGGCGGCAGCCTCGCCGTGCTGAAGGATGCCGAGAACCCCGACGCCGCGTGGAAGCTCGCCCGCTACCTCGCCCAGCCCGACGTGCAGGTCGCCTGGTACGAGACCTTCGGCAACCTCCCGACGACGGAAGCCGCATGGGACGAGCCGGTCATCGCCGACGACCCGCTGCTCGCCCCCGTGCGAGAGGCGCTGCCGCACGCCGTCGCCGTTCCCGCGGTGCCCACCTGGAGTGAGGTCGGCGCGATCATCGGACAGCAGATGGAGCGGGTCGCCCGCGGCGAGGCATCCGCTGAAGACGTGCTTGCCGAGGCGCAGGCGCAGGCCGAGGCGATCGGCACGGGAGTCGAGTAGCCGATGGCCATCGAGACCACGTCGGCGGGGGTGGCGGCCCTGAGCCGCCCCCTCCGCTGGGGCGTCCTCCGGCGATTGTCGCCGGGGCCCACGGGCGTCGCCTGGCTGTTCGTGACGCCGTTCCTCGTGATCTTCGCCGTGTTCACAGCAGTGCCGGCCGTCATGGCCGTCACCCTCACGATGACCGACATCGGCGTGGCCGACCTGCGCGACCCGCTCGGCGTGAACTTCGTCTTCCTCGACAACTTCCAGACGGTGCTTACCGCCCCCGCGTTCCTTCGCTCGGCGCTCAACACGGTGATCTACGTGGGGATCGGTGTGCCGGTCACCATGGCGATCGGCTTCCTGCTCGCGCTCGCGCTCGACAGCGGCATCCGTCGGGCTCGCCCGGTGTTCAGGGCCGTCATCTACCTGCCAGTGATCGCGAACATCGTCGCGGCCGCGATCGTGTGGCAATACGCCTTCACGCTCAACGGACCGATCAACAGCTTCCTCGCCGATCTCGGGATCGCCGGCCCGAACTGGCTCGGCACGCCCACCACG
The Agromyces albus DNA segment above includes these coding regions:
- a CDS encoding RICIN domain-containing protein, coding for MTMSRGTRLTALLTGATLTSALLAVPIGAATPAAAVDGTTITPNPAYQGEAFEGWGTSLVWFANATGNYPEELREELYQAVFGEDGLDLNIARYNIGGGNASDVQDYLRPGGAVEGWWAPNADGDSGTYGGVSTKYADRNALLAAWDADNPASYDWSADETQRWWVERLAAEGQITHWETFANSAPYFMTESGYVSGGFNSSAEQLKPAAEAQFAKYLVNVTEHIEDEYGIEVDTLDPFNEPNTGYWGTTLSNGKPVGGRQEGMHMGPARRVALIDDVRAALDDAAATTEAGLSAMDETNPGIFATNWAGYPAATRDKVDRMNVHTYGTSGRLAVRDLAKQADTDLWMSEIEGNWVSGYNPVNIENGLGIAGRIMDDLRELEPKAWVLWQPVEDLYNMEPQGENLNWGSIFIDLDCQPYEEAEGTVWKSARRVADAGGNSAAVAPCGVEINSKFNTIRNFTKFIQEGDHLIAIDDVSSTAAVRADGTGATIVHRNTSASERQVTIDLSRFGDIAEGATVTPVVTTQAESADAPTSNALVEGATVAIDRTARTATVTVPAKSVTTFVIDGVSGVAADAPALVDGHRYQLVGTQSGKAFTAGGSTTATSITGLTTDAAKAAKQVWTVHEVAAGEREATKRVVLEASDGRVLGATSAGTDLRQVAPDAAALDPATRWIVSTTDGRRYTLVNEKLALSLDVNGQSTAEGAGVGVYGSNGGSNQSWAPRDLAPLADQTVAARTLVGVPPVLPETIVPRYSWGAGAPVAVTWQLPDDAAWAESGRVEVPGTLTDIFGQAIEVTALVDVGGLTATDPVSITVAEGASLSGVQSEAPATVPARVGASENAFDVPVVWDWTGVSADQFASVGVVHVAGVATADGAELPAQLAVLVTEGTLRNFNPDAGTTASASSTESGYPVDRTRNGDIGDKGWSNWVSSNKPTQSTLTYQYAAAHQVERVAVHFYRDGTTSWAQTMKVEVRGANGVWAPAPGWETAQPVVSPADGSAPVVVAEFPPITATGVRVVMNAYANTHLIVSEVQVFESAESPAAVSDLAALRLDGALIDGFDAATTEYELDVDGGRLPLVDAIAVDSAASVRITQPTTANGGVATIVVTSADGSTESRYTVTIRRHAVIADLQIVERPRVASPAHATATIDPGDGEITWQWFLNGEPIDGATGQSFTPETNDAGKELSVRVTVAADGVEGASAETERQRVVSLHSRQP
- a CDS encoding isopenicillin N synthase family dioxygenase, with the protein product MSAAFHVPAIDIAPYIAGGTDAERAQVARQFDEAARTVGFMQILGHGIPLEAWARLGRASDRFFELPLDVKKQYRAPAGVNRGYSPPKSERLSLSLGVEKAERMNDFFEAFNLGATAADYPHVEVDPAMYSENIWPAESDTFQDDVELWMSHATSVAKVMMQVFADALGLPAGYFDSYTDHSLDVLRMNNYALPDGERVELDGDLIGMGEHTDFGIVTLLWADDVKGLQVLDADGGWNDVSPLPGALLVNLGDLTARWTNERWKSTLHRVKPPVIDGRIKRRRSAAFFFDGNVDAVITTLPGCVAEGETELYGPISIGEHIEAKLRGSRGLVNNTTDTEREAERVLASRY
- a CDS encoding helix-turn-helix domain-containing protein, giving the protein MNTVLQDPDAAADVSAAVGRAIRRARQAAGLSMRALARSSEMSQPFLSQVEKGATSPSLSSLYRLAHALGLPPSELMPPVSAPHGVSVLRQGEGRELPVSDAPEAASGRLLSAGAGHVLEVVEYRVAPGSDLGGWFESDGEMTVYVIDGEIEVTLENEGSWRLGAGEAISHPADIRHRWAAVGEREARILLSIAHTRPAAARQ
- a CDS encoding ROK family protein translates to MRAFDPTAMREANSSLTLRSLYLASGPVTMTELNRTTGLSRRTIELILTDLVTEGWVEPIEPGPATGAGRPPRLYAFRPEHALVGAVQFDTHSTEALVADLSGTVLGRSRRKLTNSTNPDLTLAEARAALLAAVDESGRSLEDFRAVGVAMGGAVDDDGTVVTLVNAPRWAGVRAADALSLPAGVRVTIDNDANLAALAEGALGAATDHASFTWLIAGNRAGSGIIIDGRIHRGFRGAAGEIVEANLLGTRAMERNPFGLLTSPDPAERAAGEAIVEGVRRGDAEAIAELDAFVAPFAQLLAVFAWTIAPPLIVLGGGLEAGADVLIPSLRAALESAGAPAMELRGSALGREAMLQGALRVAIMSVEHELFSSA
- a CDS encoding GMC oxidoreductase, producing MSHVPPPADVLIVGSGLMGAAVARIVREGSPGARIHMVDGGAPIGSAPGQHLHDLRDDALRGTYIEQASPGIQSLYLGAAVTPAVSAELRSVSPGMYHLSSFDENAAGMPASAFAWNAGGMGVHWTAATPRPWGDEVFAYDGPDAWARDLGEAERLLGVHDAPFGVTNVGGRILQVLDSVFGAVSAPGRHPRTMPMAVAPKEDGRLPRTGPNRILPRMAAPNGDDFTLSTGTLAVALVHDGATVRGARVREVATGDEYEIEAGVTIVAADPIRTPQLLFASGIRPEALGRHLNEHAFLTGQVIADLERLEVALDEIPDPGPDEWVAGSYWLPHSGPTQPFHGQIMDRLYFDATGARLAYSVGLALYVPTEINPENRLVFDDTKPDVAGLPRITVRFTHSEADLALIEQARASQRAAGETLGDFDPERDSALLPPGSSLHYTGTARSGATDDGTSVCDSVGRVWGFSNLYLAGGATVPTAVVGNSTLTGMVTAVRAGRAVVGQLSGGRVDGHAAALNISR
- a CDS encoding extracellular solute-binding protein, with product MFTTSRARRRALAVAAPALAAALLLSGCGRGDGAADAAADIEIDDSPATGSLSLWIGSGEADALEGFLDDFAAENPDVELELTNVPSDSLDTKLTTAIASGEVPDLTMLYSQTQSTMLATGGFAPVPDGLVDSEAFFEPAYEGTLVDGVSHAVPWYAYANVWYYRKDVVEAAGATPPTTWEETSAFAEQLTAAGHPMPLGLDVGYDAYSAQALDALVHQNDGSLISDDLTTWTIDDPENVEALEFWGSLFADGDASPDGPLFLDTVPWFTSGQTVAGGNGPWFPGFLDGANGEGWSAEHLGAIVPPAGPDGTVAANFGGGSLAVLKDAENPDAAWKLARYLAQPDVQVAWYETFGNLPTTEAAWDEPVIADDPLLAPVREALPHAVAVPAVPTWSEVGAIIGQQMERVARGEASAEDVLAEAQAQAEAIGTGVE
- a CDS encoding carbohydrate ABC transporter permease, yielding MAIETTSAGVAALSRPLRWGVLRRLSPGPTGVAWLFVTPFLVIFAVFTAVPAVMAVTLTMTDIGVADLRDPLGVNFVFLDNFQTVLTAPAFLRSALNTVIYVGIGVPVTMAIGFLLALALDSGIRRARPVFRAVIYLPVIANIVAAAIVWQYAFTLNGPINSFLADLGIAGPNWLGTPTTAMFVVLLLTIWRTTGTCMVLFLAGLQAVPEEVHEAASLDGAGYWRRVFQMTLPLLRPTTLLVTVLMSVMFLNIFDEPFLLTEGGPLGSTKSVAQWVYEQFGFGNISNAMTGSIVLLLGVLIVCVVQLRVLRPKQ